A region of Streptomyces paludis DNA encodes the following proteins:
- a CDS encoding helix-turn-helix domain-containing protein gives MRSHSRLVVPVDLWDHEKARRALAARDLAAVIKHFRQYTGASQTLVGSLAGLAQSDVSAIERGVRQVQSVDVLLRIAEGLAIPHSLLGLADQSGSTDPRARRNAPAMPPAAAMVTEAELEDDVRRRELMAGALGLGAGLIAGAGSDAAAAEPAAQNPAAAMERALFEPVTSRPTSLSDLADGLTTAREMFSGARYAALGNALPPLIATAEATRDATTGRARERAQAAIARAYVLATELAVKQHSEAAWATADRALIAARASGDPRPLSDAARVLAITMRRAGRSSATVDFLVRTATSLVAEKNGPQADTLAARACLLMTAAYTAASGGRRSTALGLLQEAEETANRVPVDRSGKPAGLFTISASPADVQMYRISSLTVLGTPDDAVPYVRRVKPAQLANTERVARYLTDTARVWHQLGYGRRTFSALRAIEHTAPEEVRRPAIRTLTADLLYRPGSLAGLREFAVRTGAVAA, from the coding sequence GTGCGCAGCCACTCCCGGCTGGTCGTTCCCGTCGATCTTTGGGATCACGAGAAGGCGCGACGAGCCCTCGCAGCGCGCGACCTCGCCGCCGTGATCAAGCACTTCCGGCAGTACACCGGCGCCAGCCAGACCCTCGTGGGCTCCCTCGCCGGGCTCGCCCAGTCCGATGTCAGTGCGATCGAGCGGGGAGTGCGCCAGGTTCAGAGCGTCGATGTCCTGCTACGGATCGCCGAGGGCCTCGCCATCCCGCACTCCCTCCTGGGCCTTGCCGACCAGAGCGGCAGCACTGATCCCAGGGCTCGCCGCAACGCGCCCGCTATGCCGCCGGCGGCCGCTATGGTGACCGAAGCCGAGCTGGAGGACGATGTGCGACGTCGGGAACTGATGGCTGGGGCGCTGGGACTCGGCGCCGGTCTGATCGCCGGGGCCGGCTCCGATGCCGCCGCGGCGGAACCGGCCGCCCAGAACCCGGCCGCCGCCATGGAACGGGCGCTGTTCGAGCCGGTCACCAGCAGACCGACGAGCCTGAGCGATCTCGCCGACGGACTCACAACGGCCCGCGAGATGTTCTCCGGCGCCCGCTACGCCGCCCTCGGCAACGCCCTTCCCCCGCTGATCGCCACGGCCGAGGCGACCCGGGACGCCACCACCGGCCGCGCGCGGGAGCGCGCCCAGGCCGCCATTGCCCGCGCCTACGTGCTGGCCACCGAACTCGCCGTCAAGCAGCACTCCGAGGCCGCCTGGGCCACCGCGGACCGTGCGCTCATCGCGGCGCGGGCCAGTGGCGATCCGCGGCCCCTCAGCGACGCCGCCCGGGTCCTGGCCATCACCATGCGCCGTGCCGGCCGCAGCTCGGCCACCGTCGACTTCCTGGTCCGTACGGCGACTTCGCTGGTCGCGGAGAAGAACGGTCCGCAGGCCGACACCCTGGCCGCCCGCGCCTGCCTGCTCATGACCGCCGCCTACACGGCCGCGTCCGGTGGTCGTCGCAGCACCGCGCTCGGCCTGCTCCAGGAGGCGGAGGAGACCGCCAACCGCGTCCCCGTCGATCGGAGCGGAAAACCCGCAGGTCTCTTCACGATCTCGGCCAGTCCTGCCGATGTCCAGATGTACCGGATCAGCAGCCTCACGGTCCTCGGCACACCCGACGACGCCGTTCCGTACGTCCGCCGCGTCAAGCCCGCACAGTTGGCGAACACGGAAAGGGTCGCCCGCTACCTCACGGACACGGCCCGCGTATGGCACCAACTGGGCTACGGACGCCGCACTTTCAGCGCGCTACGAGCCATCGAGCACACCGCGCCCGAAGAGGTCAGGCGACC
- a CDS encoding sugar phosphate isomerase/epimerase family protein produces the protein MQGITVLNPDELGQDPAVGMDLALVLGVGHLEIRTAYGSNALVLSDARLREIRRLADERGLRVAALASPLWKWCRPEAVPGRVDSFGFPTQVPADDRARWVDRALAVAGILGTDRVRVFSHLSVGEETETFRDDPLLTYALKAAERAGVRLLLENEPVCTITEPAQLLEVLREHTGLGLWLDLGNLYEAGHGTAEAVEALAPYVEYVHAKDYVPRDDGRKRFVAAGDGDVPYADLLPVLHRVRPVLPYALETHVRETPGEALTRGAAFLRGAVPGGLA, from the coding sequence GTGCAGGGAATCACCGTGCTCAACCCCGACGAACTGGGGCAGGACCCCGCTGTCGGCATGGATCTGGCCCTCGTGCTGGGCGTGGGGCACCTGGAGATCCGTACGGCCTACGGTTCGAACGCCCTCGTCCTGAGCGACGCGCGGCTTCGCGAGATCCGGCGGCTGGCCGACGAACGGGGGCTGCGCGTGGCGGCGCTGGCGTCCCCGCTGTGGAAGTGGTGCCGTCCCGAGGCTGTGCCCGGCAGGGTCGACAGCTTCGGCTTTCCCACTCAGGTCCCGGCCGACGACCGGGCACGCTGGGTGGACCGCGCGCTCGCCGTCGCCGGCATCCTGGGCACCGACCGCGTCCGCGTCTTCTCCCACCTGTCCGTGGGCGAGGAGACGGAGACGTTCCGGGACGACCCGCTGCTGACGTACGCCCTCAAGGCCGCGGAACGGGCCGGGGTGCGGCTGCTGCTGGAGAACGAGCCGGTGTGCACGATCACCGAACCGGCGCAGCTCTTGGAGGTGCTCCGCGAGCACACCGGGCTGGGACTCTGGCTCGACCTGGGGAATCTGTACGAGGCCGGGCACGGCACGGCGGAAGCCGTCGAAGCCCTCGCCCCGTACGTCGAGTACGTCCATGCCAAGGACTACGTGCCGCGCGACGACGGCAGGAAGCGGTTCGTGGCGGCGGGTGACGGCGATGTGCCGTACGCGGACCTGCTTCCCGTCCTGCACCGGGTACGGCCGGTGCTGCCGTACGCGCTGGAGACGCACGTACGGGAGACTCCGGGCGAGGCGCTGACGCGTGGCGCGGCCTTCCTGCGCGGCGCCGTCCCGGGCGGCCTGGCGTGA